The window GCGACGGTAACTCAGGCGCCGCCTTCACCGTTCAGGACCAACATGGCAATCTTGACGCCCCAGCCCAGAAGGATCAACGCAACGATCAGCATGGGAACCAGGTCCCAGCGGGTCAGCCACAAGGGCAATCTGGGTGCGCGTCCCGTAACCAGCGCGCGGGCCGCCATGAGGACGGACGCAAGCGTCGCCAAGGCCAGGATCGCGCCCGCCGGTTGCGCGCCCAAGGCGGAGAGCAAATGTCCCCGCACGACGTGGGCAAATGCCGTGGTCATGCCGCAGGTCGGGCAGGGATGACCCGTGAGCACGACCATGCTGCACGGGGGCAATCCGAACTGGCGATGTGTGCCCATGCCGCTCGGGTCGGGGCGAACCGCCGCCGCGAGGGATAGGATTGCGGCGCCCCCGGCGAGAACGAGCGCCGCCACGAATCTCGTCCGCGTGGAGTCCGCCGAAGACGGCAGGACCAGGGCTCGGGCTTCCAGGCTGCATCGATCGGACGAGGGTTTGCGCTGCATGAGGGTTGCATCGCCCTGAGGGTCGGTTTGGCGCGGCGCCACCGGCACGAAAATTCGAGGATAGAAGGGCGACGGGCGCTGTCAAGCATGGGTGGCATTCCTTGACCGGGATCGAGTGCGTCATCGACGCTCGGCGGCGAATCGATTGAAACAGCCAGCCGCCGGAGAAGATGCGTGTTTCGGCGGTACGTCAATTGCTAGGGCACTGGGGAGCACTATAATCCGGGTCCCGTGCGCGACCGGCGGTGTCGCTCGGATGCCTTGCGGGGAGAGGCTGGGCTCGCCCACGAAGACGTTGGAGGTGTATCTCGTGTCGGACAGTTCCACGGCCTCGGTTTCCTTCGGACAGAAGTACTACTTCCTGATTCGCAGACTCCACTCGCTCACGGGGATCATCCCGATCGGCTTCTTCCTGATCTTCCATCTCGTGAGCAACAGCATGGTGCTGGCTCCGTCCGAGCCGCCGGGCGCGGAGTTCCAGCGGCAGGTGGAACGAATTCACGAGCTCGGGGCGCTGGTCGTCCCCCTGGAAGTCACCTTCATCTTTCTTCCGCTGCTGTTCCATGGAATACTGGGGATCCAGATCTGGCTGACCGGCAAATCGAACACGCAGTATTACGGCTACGGCGCGAATGTCCGCTATACGCTCCAGCGCGTCACGGGCATCATCGCGTTCGTCTTCATTTTCTACCACGTGTGGCAGATGCACTGGCTGGGCAAGCCGCTGGGCGGCGGGGTGTTTGATGCGCACGAGGCGGCCTCCACGACAGCGGGAGCGATTCAATCCGCCTGGTGGGTCGCCCCGTTCTACTTCGTGGGCATCCTTTGCGCGGTGTACCACTTCGCCAACGGCATCTGGACGGCGCTGATCACCTGGGGCGTTACCATTCGGCCCGCGTCGCAGCGGGTATCGGGATACATTTGCGCCACGATCGGCATTCTTCTGGGAGCCGTCGGACTGGGCGCGCTGGGCGGGTTCGTCACGTTCAAGACGTCGGACGACCATCGACCGACGTCGGTCGCCACGCAGGAGGTAAGTGCCACGCAGTCGTCGTTGGTGGATCATCCGGCAGCGCAGAGGACATCCACTCCGTAGGCAGGATCGAGGCGGAAGCCCGGTATCAGCAACGAGCGAAACAGGGTTTCATTCGAGAATCAGGTGAGCATCATGGCCAAGAAGCATGTAGTCGTCGTCGGCGGAGGGCTGGGAGGCCTGGCGGCCACGATGAAGTTGGCGGAGCAGGGTATCCACGTTTACCTGCTCAGCCTGGTTCCAGTGAAGCGCTCGCATAGCGTGTGCGCCCAGGGAGGGATCAACTCGGTCAACGACCTCACCCGCCAGCAGGGCGACACGGAGTGGCTGCACTTCGACGACTCGGTCTACGGCGGCGACTTCCTTCAGCATCAGCCGCCGGTCAAGGAGATGTGCGACTGGGCCCCCAGGGTCATCGATCTGCTCGATCGTCTGGGCGTTCCCTTCAACCGCACGGCCGAGGGGCTCCGCGATCAGCGGCGCTTCGGCGGAACCTTGTATAAGCGAACGGCTTTCGCCGGGGCCACGACCGGGCAGCAGCTTATCTACGCGCTGGACGAGCAGGTCCGCCGCTGGGAAACGGAGGGGCTGGTCGAGAAGTTCGAGTATTGGGATTTCCTCGGACCGATCCTCGACGACAACGGCGTATGCCGCGGCGTCGTCGCCCAGGACATGTTCAGCATGGAGATCCGCTCGTTCGCGGCCGATGCCGTGGTCATGGCCACCGGCGGGTGCGGGTTGATTTACGGCCGCAGCACGATGTCCATGATCTGCACGGGCGGCGCGGCCGGTCGCGTCTATCGGGCGGGCGTCAAGTACGCCAACGGCGAGTTCATCCAGGTCCATCCCACGGCAATCCCCGGGACGGACAAGCTCCGCTTGATGAGCGAGAGCGCCCGCGGCGAAGGCGGCCGAGTCTGGGTGCCGCGCAAGCCGCAGGACAACCGCGATCCCACCAGCATTCCCGCGAGTGAACGATACTATTTCCTCGAAGAGCGTTATCCGAAGTATGGCAACCTCGTTCCGCGTGACATCGCCACGCGGGAGATTTTCGACGTTTGCGTGAATCACGGGTTGAGCGTGGAGAAAGAGCGGCTTTGCGTCTATCTCGACGTGACCGAGCTGGAGCCGACCACGCAGAAGAAGCTCGACGGCATCCTGGAAATCTACGAGAAGTTTCAGGGCGCTGACCCGCGGCATGTGCCCATGAAGATCTTTCCCGCGGTGCACTACTCGATGGGCGGGCTGTGGATCGACTACGAGCGCGATGACAAGACCGGCGGTCTGGTGCCCGGCTCGCCGCGCAATCAGCACAGCAACATCCCCGGCATCTTCGTCGTCGGCGAGCAGGACTATCAATATCACGGGGCCAATCGACTGGGAGCCAACTCGCTTCTCAGTTGCATCTTCGCGGGATTGATTGTCGGGCCGTCCATCGAGAACTATCTCAAGTCGCGGAAGGACTCCGCCCAAGACCTTCCCGTTTCGCTTT is drawn from Phycisphaerae bacterium and contains these coding sequences:
- a CDS encoding succinate dehydrogenase, giving the protein MSDSSTASVSFGQKYYFLIRRLHSLTGIIPIGFFLIFHLVSNSMVLAPSEPPGAEFQRQVERIHELGALVVPLEVTFIFLPLLFHGILGIQIWLTGKSNTQYYGYGANVRYTLQRVTGIIAFVFIFYHVWQMHWLGKPLGGGVFDAHEAASTTAGAIQSAWWVAPFYFVGILCAVYHFANGIWTALITWGVTIRPASQRVSGYICATIGILLGAVGLGALGGFVTFKTSDDHRPTSVATQEVSATQSSLVDHPAAQRTSTP
- a CDS encoding DUF2752 domain-containing protein, with the translated sequence MQRKPSSDRCSLEARALVLPSSADSTRTRFVAALVLAGGAAILSLAAAVRPDPSGMGTHRQFGLPPCSMVVLTGHPCPTCGMTTAFAHVVRGHLLSALGAQPAGAILALATLASVLMAARALVTGRAPRLPLWLTRWDLVPMLIVALILLGWGVKIAMLVLNGEGGA
- the sdhA gene encoding succinate dehydrogenase flavoprotein subunit, yielding MAKKHVVVVGGGLGGLAATMKLAEQGIHVYLLSLVPVKRSHSVCAQGGINSVNDLTRQQGDTEWLHFDDSVYGGDFLQHQPPVKEMCDWAPRVIDLLDRLGVPFNRTAEGLRDQRRFGGTLYKRTAFAGATTGQQLIYALDEQVRRWETEGLVEKFEYWDFLGPILDDNGVCRGVVAQDMFSMEIRSFAADAVVMATGGCGLIYGRSTMSMICTGGAAGRVYRAGVKYANGEFIQVHPTAIPGTDKLRLMSESARGEGGRVWVPRKPQDNRDPTSIPASERYYFLEERYPKYGNLVPRDIATREIFDVCVNHGLSVEKERLCVYLDVTELEPTTQKKLDGILEIYEKFQGADPRHVPMKIFPAVHYSMGGLWIDYERDDKTGGLVPGSPRNQHSNIPGIFVVGEQDYQYHGANRLGANSLLSCIFAGLIVGPSIENYLKSRKDSAQDLPVSLFDGAAKRCHDETDRLIKNQGNENPYKIHQELGDWMTRNVTVVRYNKEIQATLDKIGELEDRYQKVALSDKGNWTNQNLSFTRALGEMLMLARVIAEGALKRDECRGAHYKPDFAIPAPDADDPAELRQQARKWCEAFKKQTDQWLKSTIAEYSPDGPVFSYEEVDTSLIPPRPRTYGLKGAEVIEETWREMMRPRESRAAVGATAK